One Streptomyces zhihengii DNA window includes the following coding sequences:
- a CDS encoding zinc ribbon domain-containing protein, translating to PQRVTLHSWAFAQLGQFLVYKAQRDGVPLVHVDAAYTSQMCCECGHTDRKNRVDQGRFICRGCGVVAHADRNASHNIARRGVTVWNEGRQSPVPATTTPR from the coding sequence GCCCCAGCGGGTCACGCTGCACTCCTGGGCCTTCGCCCAGCTCGGGCAGTTCCTCGTCTACAAGGCGCAGCGCGACGGCGTCCCGCTGGTCCACGTCGATGCTGCCTACACCTCGCAGATGTGCTGCGAGTGCGGACACACGGACAGGAAGAACCGTGTGGACCAGGGTCGTTTCATCTGCCGGGGCTGCGGCGTCGTTGCGCACGCGGACCGGAACGCTTCCCACAACATCGCCCGGCGCGGCGTAACCGTGTGGAACGAGGGGCGGCAGTCACCCGTCCCGGCCACCACCACCCCACGGTAG
- a CDS encoding DUF4240 domain-containing protein, protein MERGAAVTRPGHHHPTVVAAQTRQERGSQSRTELQARSFRAEKLTDFTAGLVALGRDWYERAVVCPDALAEHSAVRRAAADGDESVVFDEDFHFVAPTAYERLTGDASAFWADWAAFVCARAAVDAEAGDGMGEPFDFADDEEMRRRLPRLVALRLGAGPV, encoded by the coding sequence GTGGAACGAGGGGCGGCAGTCACCCGTCCCGGCCACCACCACCCCACGGTAGTAGCGGCCCAGACGCGGCAGGAACGTGGCAGCCAGTCACGCACTGAGCTGCAGGCCCGGTCCTTTAGGGCCGAGAAGCTGACCGACTTCACTGCGGGTCTGGTGGCGCTCGGTCGTGATTGGTACGAACGGGCAGTGGTCTGCCCCGATGCACTCGCCGAGCATTCTGCGGTGCGTCGCGCGGCGGCCGACGGGGACGAGAGTGTCGTCTTCGACGAGGACTTCCACTTCGTCGCGCCCACGGCGTATGAGCGGCTGACCGGTGACGCTTCTGCTTTCTGGGCGGACTGGGCGGCCTTTGTCTGCGCTCGCGCGGCCGTCGATGCGGAGGCCGGTGACGGTATGGGTGAGCCGTTCGACTTCGCGGACGACGAGGAGATGCGCCGGCGTCTGCCGCGGCTGGTGGCGCTCCGTCTCGGTGCTGGACCGGTCTGA